In Lepisosteus oculatus isolate fLepOcu1 chromosome 17, fLepOcu1.hap2, whole genome shotgun sequence, a genomic segment contains:
- the snx5 gene encoding sorting nexin-5, with protein MASVPEEMENDKVRSVSVDLNNDSSLMIDIPDALCERDKVKFTVHTKTTLGTFQKPESSVPRQHEDFIWLHDTLVETEEYAGLIIPPAPPKPDFESPREKMHKLGEGEASMTKEEYAKMKQELEAEYLAVFKKTVQVHEVFLQRLSSHPVFSKDRNFQIFLEYEQDLSVRRKNAKEMFGGFLKNMVKTADEVIISGIREVDDFFDQEKTFLLDYFSKIKDSTAKAERMTQSHKNVADDYILISTSLNSLSAGENTVLKGHLVKLAELFEKLKKVEARVASDQELKLTELLRYYMRDIQAAKDLLYRRARALANYENSNKALDKARLKSKDVKQAEEQQQLCCRKFEMLSESAKKELTTFKARRVVAFRKNLIEMAELEIKHAKSNMSLLQNCIELLKTN; from the exons ATGGCATCAGTTCCCGAGGAAATGGAAAACGACAAG GTGCGCTCGGTGTCCGTGGATCTGAACAACGACTCCTCCCTCATGATCGACATTCCCGACGCCCTGTGTGAGCGAGACAAGGTCAAGTTCACAGTGCACACCAAG ACCACGCTGGGCACCTTCCAGAAGCCGGAGTCCTCAGTGCCCAGGCAGCACGAGGACTTCATCTGGCTGCATGACACCCTGGTGGAGACGGAGGAGTACGCCGGCCTTATT ATCCCCCCAGCACCCCCGAAGCCCGACTTCGAGAGCCCCCGGGAGAAGATGCACAAGCTGGGGGAAGGGGAGGCCTCCATGACGAAGGAGGAGTATGCCAAGATGAAGCAGGAGCTGGAGGC GGAGTACCTGGCAGTGTTTAAGAAGACAGTGCAAGTCCATGAAGTGTTCCTGCAGAGACTCTCCTCTCATCCCGTGTTCAGCAAAGATCGCAACTTCCAGATATTCCTGGAATACGAGCAGGAT CTCAGCGTCCGGAGAAAGAACGCCAAGGAGATGTTTGGGGGTTTCCTGAAGAACATGGTGAAGACTGCGGACGAAGTTATCATCTCTGGGATAAGG GAGGTGGATGACTTTTTCGACCAGGAAAAGACTTTCCTCCTCGACTATTTCAGCAAGATCAAAGACTCCACTGCCAAAGCTGAGAGAATGACCCAGTCCCacaaaa ATGTGGCTGATGATTACATCCTTATCTCGACCAGCCTGAACAGCCTGTCTGCAGGTGAAAACACAGTGCTGAAGGG GCACCTGGTAAAACTAGCAGAGCTGTTTGAGAAGCTGAAG AAAGTGGAAGCGCGAGTGGCTTCGGACCAGGAGCTGAAGCTGACCGAGCTGCTGAGATACTACATGAGAGACATACAGGCAGCCAAG GACCTGCTGTACCGGCGCGCGCGGGCGCTGGCCAACTACGAAAACTCCAACAAGGCCCTGGATAAGGCCCGCCTGAAGAGCAAGGATGTGAAGCAAGCGGAGgaacagcagcagctgtgctgtCGGAAATTCGAAATGCTCTCTGAGTCAGCGAAGAAAG AACTAACAACCTTTAAGGCACGCAGAGTGGTGGCTTTTCGCAAGAATCTCATAGAAATGGCCGAGTTAGAAATCAAACATGCCAAA AGCAACATGTCCCTCTTACAAAACTGCATTGAGCTGCTGAAGACCAACTGA
- the mgme1 gene encoding mitochondrial genome maintenance exonuclease 1 gives MRIYRLLSAVWSAKSRSLSVALVSQGSFSVVRCLSTSCPWNGRRKGSQYDSVDTEKYSSLVHSVVSSKVSYRTPASLEEEDGQLYGPVVKSKPAAKGTEAKTLKNIVPLLNNAKVLEQQTVEAELPPPMRIALRKAQGRPAAPSVTRILQHSMPLEQAFYLERWRKRMIGELGEEGFKEYTANLFRQGNQFHAALEAILMSTEVPEEAEAPAGGVCGYVQSVQHVLADISGVRAIESAVTHQTLQYVGLVDCVAQYRGKLCVIDWKTSEKPKPLLHNTFDNPLQVAAYIGAINNDDNYGFQVEDGLIVVAYKDGSPAHPHFMDSALCLEYWTKWLFRLEEYLEKQ, from the exons ATGAGGATCTATCGGCTCTTGAGCGCAGTCTGGAGCGCGAAATCACGGAGCTTGTCCGTCGCGCTGGTTTCCCAGGGCAGCTTCAGTGTGGTCCGGTGCTTATCCACATCCTGCCCCTGGAATGGACGCAGAAAGGGCAGCCAGTACGACTCCGTGGACACGGAGAAATACTCCTCGCTGGTTCACTCGGTTGTGTCCTCGAAAGTTAGCTACCGGACTCCAGCCAGTCTAGAGGAAGAGGACGGACAGCTCTATGGACCTGTGGTCAAATCCAAGCCTGCTGCTAAGGGAACCGAGGCCAAGACTCTGAAGAACATCGTCCCTTTGCTGAACAACGCGAAGGTGCTGGAGCAGCAGACTGTAGAGGCAGAGCTGCCCCCACCCATGCGCATCGCCCTGCGGAAAGCCCAGGGCAGGCCCGCCGCCCCCAGTGTGACACGCATCCTGCAGCACAGCATGCCCCTGGAGCAGGCCTTCTACCTGGAGAGGTGGAGGAAGAGGATGATCGGGGAGCTGGGAGAGGAAGGCTTCAAGGAGTACACTGCCA ATCTTTTTAGGCAAGGAAACCAGTTCCATGCAGCACtagaggccatcctgatgtcGACAGAGGTGCCCGAAGAGGCGGAGGCGCCTGCGGGGGGCGTGTGTGGGTACGTGCAGAGTGTGCAGCACGTGCTGGCGGACATCAGCGGGGTGCGCGCCATAGAGAGTGCCGTGACCCATCAGACTCTGCAGTACGTCGGCCTGGTGGACTGCGTCGCCCAGTACAG GGGGAAGCTGTGTGTGATTGACTGGAAGACCTCAGAGAAGCCCAAGCCACTTCTGCACAACACATTTGACAACCCCTTACAAGTTGCAGCCTATATAGGAGCCATAAACAATGATGACAACTACGGTTTTCAG GTGGAAGACGGGCTGATTGTGGTGGCCTACAAGGATGGGTCCCCTGCCCACCCTCACTTCATGGACTCCGCTCTGTGCCTGGAGTACTGGACCAAGTGGCTCTTCCGGCTGGAGGAGTACCTGGAGAAGCAGTAG
- the pet117 gene encoding protein PET117 homolog, mitochondrial translates to MSTTSKVVLGISLALTLGTVAGVHIKQSLDRERLREGVVRDLERQARKRENLRQLEEQISLTRELEKERERRAAGAQGS, encoded by the exons ATGTCTACAACCTCCAAGGTGGTGTTAGGGATTTCTCTAGCTCTGACTCTGGGAACGGTGGCGGGAGTTCACATCAAACAAAGTCTGGATCGAGAG AGACTTCGGGAGGGTGTTGTCCGGGACCTGGAGCGGCAGGCCAGGAAAAGGGAGAACCTGCGGCAACTGGAAGAGCAGATCAGTCTGACCAgggagctggagaaggagcGGGAGAGGAGAGCAGCAGGCGCTCAGGGCTCCTAG
- the kat14 gene encoding cysteine-rich protein 2-binding protein, whose protein sequence is MDGGSGEMRGLSSQRMDDEATRTSASEGLEEGEVEGETLLIVESEDQASVDLSHDHSGDSLNSDLGDEPDSSWTEEMSFYCDKCHKWIPAGQLRGDQPSYLKGDNFFKFTCCECSEDDKEHFERMRLTWQQVVMLAMYNLSLEGTGRQGYFRWKEDICAFIGRHWTFLLGSRKKTSTWWSTVAGCLSVGSPMFFRSGAQEFGEPGWWKLVHNRPPTLRPEGDKTSVSLLKTKAPSKPPLDPIITVEGLRKRGGRNPVESAMQLKEKRSRTQEAKDIRRAQKEAAGFLDRSASSTPVKFGSRGRRPELVLEKGEVIDFSSLSSSDRTPLTSPSPSPSPDFSAPGTPASHSATPSLLSEADLIPDVMPPQALFHDDEELDGEGVIDPGIEYIPPPSLPLATGALIMRKKLQPADHIKQEVESEEERGGERGEEESDRGPDEGGSAQASRGRGDRKKPLSSEREDGCPAAAASPHYAPLSLYEERLLLRRLEACPQALAVTPEARRLHRKLLVRQAKRERGLPLLDLDQAVSAALSLVGGVYGAREEAAGQRGGASVGTYRTTSQDLRILDRFQTTVSARKGYNQPTTSFWHRLMGLDCTLNQGIRSPYTSRTLKPFIRRDFESKPLKLRLLAEIRAYPHRNDPSWKPEPEAPIDYCYVRPNHIPSVNSMCQEIFWPGIDLSECLQYPDFSVVVLYKKVVIGFGFMVPDVKYNEAYISFLLVHPEWRRAGIATFMIYHLIQTCMGKDVTLHVSASNPAMLLYQKFGFKTEEYILDFYDKYYPVDSKECRHAFFLRLRR, encoded by the exons ATGGACGGGGGATCTGGCGAGATGAGGGGCCTGTCCAGCCAGCGGATGGACGACGAGGCCACGCGCACCTCGGCCTCGGAGGGGCTGGAGGAGGGGGAGGTGGAGGGGGAGACGCTGCTGATCGTGGAGTCAGAGGACCAGGCCTCTGTGGACCTCTCCCATGACCACAGCGGGGATTCCCTCAACAGCGACCTCGGCGACGAGCCCGACTCCAGCTGGACGGAGGAGATGTCCTTCTACTGTGATAAGTGTCACAAGTGGATCCCAGCCG GTCAGCTGCGAGGAGACCAGCCCAGCTACCTGAAAGGCGACAACTTCTTTAAGTTCACCTGCTGTGAGTGCTCAGAGGATGACAAGGAGCACTTTGAGAGGATGAGGCTCACCTGGCAGCAG GTGGTCATGCTGGCCATGTACAACCTCTCGCTGGAGGGCACCGGCCGACAGGGCTACTTCCGGTGGAAGGAGGACATCTGTGCCTTTATCGGGAGACACTGGACCTTCCTTCTGGGATCCAG GAAGAAGACATCCACATGGTGGAGCACAGTGGCGGGGTGTTTGTCGGTGGGGAGCCCCATGTTCTTCCGTTCTGGAGCCCAGGAGTTTGGGGAGCCAGGCTGGTGGAAGCTGGTACACAACCGACCACCCACCCTGAGGCCCGAGGGGGACAAGACCTCCGTCTCCTTGCTGAAGACAAAAG CCCCCTCCAAGCCCCCGCTGGACCCCATCATCACGGTGGAGGGCCTGAGGAAGCGCGGGGGGCGCAACCCGGTGGAGAGCGCCATGCAGCTGAAGGAGAAGCGTTCGCGCACCCAGGAGGCGAAGGACATCCGTCGGGCCCAGAAGGAGGCGGCCGGCTTCCTGGACCGCAGCGCCTCCTCCACGCCCGTCAAGTTCGGCAGCCGGGGTCGGCGGCCGGAACTGGTGCTGGAGAAGGGGGAGGTGATCGATTTCTCCTCCCTCAGCTCCTCGGACCGCACACCGCTCACCAGCCCCTCCCCGTCCCCCTCGCCTGACTTCTCCGCCCCCGGCACTCCGGCCTCCCACTCCGCCACCCCCAGCCTGCTGTCCGAGGCTGACCTCATCCCGGACGTCATGCCCCCCCAGGCGCTCTTCCACG ACGATGAAGAGCTGGATGGGGAGGGTGTGATCGACCCTGGAATAGAGTACATTCCCCCTCCCAGCCTGCCCCTGGCCACGGGCGCCCTGATCATGCGGAAGAAGCTGCAGCCGGCCGATCACATTAAGCAGGAGGTGGAGAGCGAGGAGGAGAGGGGCGGTGAGCGGGGCGAGGAAGAATCAGACCGCGGCCCGGACGAGGGCGGATCTGCACAGGCCAGCCGGGGCAGGGGGGACAGGAAGAAGCCGCTGTCCTCAGAGAGAGAGGACGGCTGCCCTGCGGCCGCCGCCAGCCCGCACTACGCCCCCCTGAGCCTGTACGAGGAGCGGCTGCTGCTGCGGCGGCTGGAGGCCTGCCCGCAGGCCCTGGCCGTCACCCCCGAGGCCAGGCGGCTGCACAGGAAGCTGCTGGTGCGGCAGGCCAAGCGCGAGAGGGggctccccctgctggaccTGGACCAGGCTGTCAGCGCCGCGCTCAGCCTGGTGGGGGGTGTCTACGGCGCCCGAGAGGAGGCTGCAGGCCAGCGCGGGGGGGCCTCTGTGGGCACCTACCGTACCACCAGCCAGGACCTCCGAATCCTCGATCGCTTCCAG ACCACTGTGTCCGCGAGGAAAGGGTACAATCAGCCCACCACCTCTTTTTGGCATCGGTTGATGGGGTTGGACTGCACCCTCAACCAAGGCATCAGAAGCCCCTACACCTCCCGCACCCTGAAGCCATTCATAAG GAGAGACTTTGAGAGCAAGCCGCTTAAATTGCGCCTGCTGGCCGAGATCAGAGCCTACCCCCACAGGAACGACCCCAGCTGGAAGCCCGAGCCAGAGGCCCCAATCGACTACTGCTACGTCCGGCCCAACCACATCCCCTCGGTCAACTCCATGTGCCAGGAGATCTTCTGGCCTG GCATCGATCTGTCAGAGTGCTTGCAGTATCCAGACTTCAGTGTTGTGGTTCTGTACAAGAAAGTGGTCATTGGGTTTGGGTTCATGGTCCCGGATGTGAAGTACAATGAAGCCTACATATCATTCCTGCTGGTTCACCCGGAGTGGAGAAGAGCAGGCATTGCCACCTTCATGATTTACCATCTTATACAG ACCTGTATGGGCAAGGACGTGACCTTGCATGTTTCTGCCAGTAACCCTGCCATGCTGCTGTACCAGAAGTTTGGCTTCAAGACGGAGGAGTACATCCTGGACTTCTATGACAAGTACTACCCCGTGGACAGCAAGGAGTGTCGCCACGCATTCTTCCTGCGCCTGCGCCGGTAA